A window of the Hordeum vulgare subsp. vulgare chromosome 5H, MorexV3_pseudomolecules_assembly, whole genome shotgun sequence genome harbors these coding sequences:
- the LOC123400074 gene encoding uncharacterized protein LOC123400074 isoform X1, with protein sequence MALLALRLGHSSLLPAPPLRHRRHRHRLVVSCSAVRDGGAAVVWFKHDLRVDDHPGLVAACAEPRRPVVPLYVFDSRILAGYSDTRLELLLFALKDLKLALKSQRSDLLIGLGNAEDAVLKLANEVQAGVIYTEEEVEHSVCSVLANVESSLSNGSFTRGNPPEIKFWSAPLYDYKSLRQLSTSRNQFLNDKFSTTTALPTPTLPTLNVEIDTGSLPTLEELKVFLKESRMAQDNWVPIKRTSARSILKAALIQRKIKSNVSLNDGDGGNIEDITTSTGASGRKIAGSMFASESSLEVRGGTDITLDALDAYLKYLEGTGKASWQELHDKVRFAETRDGASFRTLFGNAIQLGVISRRRAYQETIQYERDRNAGFLSPFGYSTPTVTSAVDAICSLEWYWLLALKSQVSIEGNYPLKFWRWKGYLIQYTSVGHEGPAVLLVHGFGASLQHFRDNISNIADEGHRVWAITLLGFGKSEKPNVDYSELLWSELLRDFIVDVVREPVHLVGNSIGGYICAITAGLWPSLANSLVLLNSAGSVVPNYSFIPLSKEGRTSWLSRLQARLLLLFLRSRVGGILKGYYPTRTERVDKPLVDEIIRASYDPGATTVIESIFNFNLSIPLNFLFDSFGGNILVIQGMKDPLVKSESFISMLREHCRKVQIGELNAGHAPHDEVPDEVNSLLSEWMKTNKTELKPALEKSKAI encoded by the exons ATGGCACTCCTCGCGCTCCGCCTCGGCCACAGCAGCCTCCTCCCCGCCCCGCCGCTCCGCCACcgacgccaccgccaccgcctcgtcGTCTCCTGCAGCGCCGTGAGGGACGGGGGCGCGGCGGTGGTCTGGTTCAAGCATGACCTCCGCGTCGACGACCACCCGGGCCTCGTCGCCGCCTGCGCCGAGCCCCGCCGCCCCGTCGTGCCGCTCTACGTCTTCGACAGCCGCATCCTCGCCG GTTATTCAGACACGAGGCTGGAACTGCTACTCTTTGCTTTGAAAGACCTTAAGTTGGCGTTGAAGTCTCAACGGTCTGATCTGCTCATAGGCTTGGGAAATGCTGAAGATGCTGTTTTGAAACTCGCAAATGAG GTACAAGCGGGTGTCATTTATACAGAAGAGGAAGTTGAACACAGTGTGTGCAGTGTTTTAGCCAATGTTGAATCTTCTTTGTCTAATGGATCGTTCACACGGGGAAACCCTCCTGAGATAAAGTTCTGGAGTGCCCCATTGTATGACTATAAG AGTTTGAGGCAACTGTCAACATCACGCAACCAATTTTTGAATGACAAATTCTCGACAACTACAGCTCTCCCTACCCCCACTCTTCCTACTCTAAATGTGGAGATAGACACAG GTTCTCTACCCACACTTGAAGAACTAAAAGTATTCCTGAAAGAGAGTAGAATGGCACAAGATAATTGGGTTCCTATCAAGAGGACGTCAGCAAGATCTATTCTAAAAGCCGCCCTCATTCAGAGGAAGATTAAAAGTAATGTCTCCTTAAATGACGGCGATGGAGGAAACATAGAAGATATCACCACAAGTACTGGTGCATCAGGGAGGAAAATAGCAGGTTCAATGTTTGCATCGGAAAGTTCACTTGAAGTTAGAGGTGGAACAGATATTACACTGGATGCTTTAGATGCTTACCTGAAATACCTCGAAGGCACAGGAAAGGCCAGTTGGCAAGA GTTGCATGATAAGGTGCGCTTTGCTGAAACCAGGGATGGTGCTTCGTTTCGCACGCTATTTGGTAATGCAATTCAGCTTGGAGTCATATCTAGGAGGAGAGCTTACCAAGAAACTATTCAATATGAGAGAGATCGCAATGCTGGCTTTCTATCACCGTTTGGATATTCAACCCCTACAGTGACATCAGCAGTAGATGCTATCTGTTCATTGGAG TGGTACTGGCTCTTGGCATTGAAATCTCAAGTATCCATTGAGGGAAATTATCCTTTAAAGTTTTGGAGATGGAAGGGTTATCTTATACAG TATACATCTGTTGGTCATGAAGGTCCTGCGGTTCTTCTTGTGCATGGCTTTGGAGCTTCCTTGCAGCACTTTCGTGATAATATCAGCAACATTGCTGATGAAGGACACCGAGTTTGGGCAATTACACTTCTTGGCTTTGGGAAATCAGAGAAACCAAATGTTGACTATTCAGAACTTCTGTGGTCAGAATTACTGAGGGACTTCATTGTTGATGTTGTGAGGGAGCCTGTTCATCTTGTAGGCAACTCTATTGGAG GTTATATCTGCGCTATTACTGCTGGCTTATGGCCTTCCCTTGCAAATTCTCTTGTTCTTCTGAACTCAGCTGGTTCAGTTGTTCCAAATTACTCCTTCATCCCATTGAGTAAA GAAGGACGAACCTCGTGGCTTTCAAGGTTGCAGGCACGCCTCCTTTTGCTCTTTTTGAGGTCAAGGGTAGGAGGCATTCTCAAGGGATACTATCCTACT AGAACTGAACGGGTTGACAAGCCACTCGTGGATGAGATTATAAGGGCT TCATATGACCCTGGCGCGACAACAGTTATTGAGAGCATATTCAACTTCAATCTTTCAATTCCTCTTAATTTTCTATTCGATTCTTTTGGAGGGAACATCTTAGTTATTCAG GGAATGAAAGATCCGCTTGTAAAATCTGAGTCATTCATTTCGATGCTTAGAGAGCATTGCAGGAAGGTCCAGATTGGGGAGTTAAATGCAG GTCATGCTCCGCACGATGAAGTTCCTGATGAAGTGAACTCCTTACTGTCTGAATGGATGAAAACGAACAAGACTGAACTTAAGCCAGCTTTGGAGAAGTCCAAGGCAATTTAG
- the LOC123400074 gene encoding uncharacterized protein LOC123400074 isoform X2 produces MRSLCKVQAGVIYTEEEVEHSVCSVLANVESSLSNGSFTRGNPPEIKFWSAPLYDYKSLRQLSTSRNQFLNDKFSTTTALPTPTLPTLNVEIDTGSLPTLEELKVFLKESRMAQDNWVPIKRTSARSILKAALIQRKIKSNVSLNDGDGGNIEDITTSTGASGRKIAGSMFASESSLEVRGGTDITLDALDAYLKYLEGTGKASWQELHDKVRFAETRDGASFRTLFGNAIQLGVISRRRAYQETIQYERDRNAGFLSPFGYSTPTVTSAVDAICSLEWYWLLALKSQVSIEGNYPLKFWRWKGYLIQYTSVGHEGPAVLLVHGFGASLQHFRDNISNIADEGHRVWAITLLGFGKSEKPNVDYSELLWSELLRDFIVDVVREPVHLVGNSIGGYICAITAGLWPSLANSLVLLNSAGSVVPNYSFIPLSKEGRTSWLSRLQARLLLLFLRSRVGGILKGYYPTRTERVDKPLVDEIIRASYDPGATTVIESIFNFNLSIPLNFLFDSFGGNILVIQGMKDPLVKSESFISMLREHCRKVQIGELNAGHAPHDEVPDEVNSLLSEWMKTNKTELKPALEKSKAI; encoded by the exons ATGAGGTCGCTATGCAAG GTACAAGCGGGTGTCATTTATACAGAAGAGGAAGTTGAACACAGTGTGTGCAGTGTTTTAGCCAATGTTGAATCTTCTTTGTCTAATGGATCGTTCACACGGGGAAACCCTCCTGAGATAAAGTTCTGGAGTGCCCCATTGTATGACTATAAG AGTTTGAGGCAACTGTCAACATCACGCAACCAATTTTTGAATGACAAATTCTCGACAACTACAGCTCTCCCTACCCCCACTCTTCCTACTCTAAATGTGGAGATAGACACAG GTTCTCTACCCACACTTGAAGAACTAAAAGTATTCCTGAAAGAGAGTAGAATGGCACAAGATAATTGGGTTCCTATCAAGAGGACGTCAGCAAGATCTATTCTAAAAGCCGCCCTCATTCAGAGGAAGATTAAAAGTAATGTCTCCTTAAATGACGGCGATGGAGGAAACATAGAAGATATCACCACAAGTACTGGTGCATCAGGGAGGAAAATAGCAGGTTCAATGTTTGCATCGGAAAGTTCACTTGAAGTTAGAGGTGGAACAGATATTACACTGGATGCTTTAGATGCTTACCTGAAATACCTCGAAGGCACAGGAAAGGCCAGTTGGCAAGA GTTGCATGATAAGGTGCGCTTTGCTGAAACCAGGGATGGTGCTTCGTTTCGCACGCTATTTGGTAATGCAATTCAGCTTGGAGTCATATCTAGGAGGAGAGCTTACCAAGAAACTATTCAATATGAGAGAGATCGCAATGCTGGCTTTCTATCACCGTTTGGATATTCAACCCCTACAGTGACATCAGCAGTAGATGCTATCTGTTCATTGGAG TGGTACTGGCTCTTGGCATTGAAATCTCAAGTATCCATTGAGGGAAATTATCCTTTAAAGTTTTGGAGATGGAAGGGTTATCTTATACAG TATACATCTGTTGGTCATGAAGGTCCTGCGGTTCTTCTTGTGCATGGCTTTGGAGCTTCCTTGCAGCACTTTCGTGATAATATCAGCAACATTGCTGATGAAGGACACCGAGTTTGGGCAATTACACTTCTTGGCTTTGGGAAATCAGAGAAACCAAATGTTGACTATTCAGAACTTCTGTGGTCAGAATTACTGAGGGACTTCATTGTTGATGTTGTGAGGGAGCCTGTTCATCTTGTAGGCAACTCTATTGGAG GTTATATCTGCGCTATTACTGCTGGCTTATGGCCTTCCCTTGCAAATTCTCTTGTTCTTCTGAACTCAGCTGGTTCAGTTGTTCCAAATTACTCCTTCATCCCATTGAGTAAA GAAGGACGAACCTCGTGGCTTTCAAGGTTGCAGGCACGCCTCCTTTTGCTCTTTTTGAGGTCAAGGGTAGGAGGCATTCTCAAGGGATACTATCCTACT AGAACTGAACGGGTTGACAAGCCACTCGTGGATGAGATTATAAGGGCT TCATATGACCCTGGCGCGACAACAGTTATTGAGAGCATATTCAACTTCAATCTTTCAATTCCTCTTAATTTTCTATTCGATTCTTTTGGAGGGAACATCTTAGTTATTCAG GGAATGAAAGATCCGCTTGTAAAATCTGAGTCATTCATTTCGATGCTTAGAGAGCATTGCAGGAAGGTCCAGATTGGGGAGTTAAATGCAG GTCATGCTCCGCACGATGAAGTTCCTGATGAAGTGAACTCCTTACTGTCTGAATGGATGAAAACGAACAAGACTGAACTTAAGCCAGCTTTGGAGAAGTCCAAGGCAATTTAG